One window from the genome of Bradyrhizobium xenonodulans encodes:
- a CDS encoding response regulator yields MTATGLSGRSVFLVEDEVMIRMMVADMLEELGYKIAAEAGDITEAMRLAQATEFDIAILDVNVNGKVISPVADVIKAKGCPFIFATGYGSSGLPEQYRDRPALQKPFQLDALGKTIEAALRDG; encoded by the coding sequence ATGACCGCGACAGGGCTTTCGGGCCGCTCTGTATTCCTCGTCGAAGACGAGGTGATGATCAGGATGATGGTCGCGGACATGCTCGAGGAGCTCGGCTACAAGATCGCAGCCGAAGCCGGCGACATCACCGAGGCGATGCGGCTCGCCCAGGCGACCGAGTTCGACATCGCCATCCTCGACGTCAACGTCAACGGCAAGGTCATCTCGCCGGTTGCCGACGTCATCAAGGCGAAGGGTTGCCCGTTCATCTTCGCCACCGGCTACGGCTCCTCGGGCCTGCCCGAGCAGTACCGCGACCGGCCCGCGCTCCAGAAGCCGTTCCAGCTCGACGCGCTCGGCAAGACGATCGAAGCCGCGCTGCGCGACGGCTAG
- a CDS encoding LysM peptidoglycan-binding domain-containing M23 family metallopeptidase — translation MSVVAELLYSRRVPQVAVLALISFSFAGCSADMSSRLSQSNFSNPFASDQTGSVQQAPPPQRELPQYSRPQTQPGSYQSQPLPPPAVSAPQSYPVAAGGGVSGGGRGVGTYAPPAQPHLETTATVPPRSVAAAQPAGGTKIIVGTSDTLEVLAKRYRVTPQSILAANGYKGPRALSPGQQLIIPHPGATAAAPAPAMAPVAAAPALAPAKPVAAMAAPSSTHFVNHGDTLASIARKNHISAAELARANGLDPSTKLKLGTKLSVPGAKTAAVAAPVAAAPAVGTLQPVAAAPVPATKVAAVAAPVQSARLAQATANVEEKPAAEASAKAAETTSALPTFRWPVRGKVVTSYGAKTNGKSNDGINLAVPEGTPVKAAEDGVVAYSGNELKGYGNLVLVRHSNGYVTAYAHASELMVKRGDTIKRGQVIAKSGQSGEVASPQLHFEIRKGSSPVDPLQFLNGA, via the coding sequence ATGTCTGTCGTCGCCGAGTTGCTTTACTCGCGCCGCGTACCGCAGGTCGCGGTGCTGGCGCTGATCTCCTTCAGCTTCGCAGGATGCAGCGCCGACATGTCGTCGCGGCTGTCCCAGTCGAACTTCTCCAATCCCTTCGCCTCCGACCAGACCGGTTCGGTGCAGCAGGCACCGCCGCCGCAGCGCGAGCTGCCGCAATATTCGCGGCCGCAGACGCAGCCTGGTTCCTACCAGTCGCAGCCCTTGCCGCCGCCGGCGGTGTCCGCGCCGCAATCCTATCCCGTTGCGGCGGGTGGTGGCGTGTCCGGAGGCGGCCGCGGCGTCGGCACCTACGCGCCCCCGGCGCAGCCGCATCTCGAAACGACAGCCACCGTGCCGCCGCGCTCGGTCGCGGCCGCGCAGCCGGCCGGCGGGACCAAGATCATCGTCGGCACCAGCGACACGCTCGAGGTGCTCGCCAAGCGCTATCGCGTCACGCCGCAGTCGATCCTCGCCGCCAACGGCTACAAGGGGCCGCGCGCGCTCTCGCCCGGCCAGCAGCTGATCATCCCGCATCCGGGCGCCACTGCTGCTGCGCCCGCGCCAGCGATGGCTCCCGTCGCGGCGGCTCCCGCGTTAGCGCCTGCGAAGCCGGTTGCCGCCATGGCTGCGCCATCGAGCACGCACTTCGTCAACCACGGCGACACGCTCGCCAGCATCGCCCGCAAGAACCATATCTCGGCGGCCGAGCTGGCTCGCGCCAACGGCCTCGATCCGTCGACCAAGCTCAAGCTCGGCACCAAGCTGTCCGTGCCCGGTGCCAAGACCGCTGCCGTCGCAGCGCCGGTTGCTGCTGCCCCCGCCGTCGGGACGCTTCAGCCCGTTGCGGCCGCGCCCGTACCCGCCACCAAGGTGGCTGCCGTCGCAGCGCCCGTGCAGAGCGCACGCCTCGCCCAGGCCACGGCCAATGTCGAAGAGAAGCCCGCTGCCGAGGCTTCGGCGAAGGCCGCGGAGACGACCAGCGCGCTGCCGACCTTCCGCTGGCCGGTGCGCGGCAAGGTGGTCACGAGCTACGGCGCCAAGACCAACGGCAAGTCCAACGACGGCATCAATCTCGCGGTGCCCGAGGGGACGCCGGTCAAGGCGGCCGAAGACGGCGTCGTCGCCTATTCCGGCAACGAGCTGAAGGGTTACGGCAATCTGGTCCTGGTTCGGCACTCCAACGGCTACGTCACCGCATATGCCCATGCGAGTGAGCTGATGGTGAAGCGCGGAGATACCATCAAGCGCGGCCAGGTCATTGCCAAGTCGGGTCAATCCGGGGAGGTGGCGTCGCCGCAGCTCCACTTCGAGATCCGTAAGGGATCGAGCCCGGTTGACCCGCTTCAATTCCTGAACGGGGCATAA
- the yajC gene encoding preprotein translocase subunit YajC produces the protein MFITPAYAQAAGAGDTNSMLMSLLPFALIFVIMYFLILRPQQKKVKDHADLVKNIRRGDTVVTSGGLVGKVTKVVDDDQIEFEISDGVRVRQMRQMISGVRAKGEPAKESKDSKEAAKDDAASK, from the coding sequence ATGTTCATTACCCCTGCGTATGCCCAGGCCGCGGGCGCCGGCGACACCAACAGCATGTTGATGTCGCTGCTGCCGTTCGCCCTGATCTTCGTGATCATGTACTTCCTGATTCTGCGTCCGCAGCAGAAGAAGGTGAAGGACCACGCTGATCTCGTGAAGAACATCCGCCGCGGCGACACGGTGGTGACCTCGGGCGGCCTCGTCGGCAAGGTCACCAAGGTTGTCGACGACGACCAGATCGAGTTCGAGATTTCCGATGGCGTGCGGGTGCGGCAGATGCGCCAGATGATTTCGGGCGTGCGTGCCAAGGGCGAGCCGGCCAAGGAATCCAAGGATAGCAAGGAAGCCGCCAAGGACGACGCCGCGTCGAAGTGA
- a CDS encoding Mth938-like domain-containing protein, translating to MAGDPNAPHFPRSAPIDAYGKGGFAFAGMSHRGSLLCLPEAIWAWDVTDPAKIDRYSLDRVFTAANSIDTLLIGTGTGMWLPPPELRQALKAVRVVLDTMQTGPAVRTYNIMIGERRRVAAALIAVP from the coding sequence ATGGCTGGCGATCCCAACGCTCCGCATTTCCCGCGCTCGGCGCCGATCGACGCCTATGGCAAGGGCGGCTTCGCCTTTGCCGGCATGTCGCACCGAGGCTCGCTGTTGTGCCTGCCCGAGGCGATCTGGGCCTGGGATGTGACCGATCCCGCAAAGATCGACCGCTATTCGCTGGATCGGGTTTTCACCGCCGCCAACAGCATCGACACGCTCCTGATCGGCACCGGAACCGGCATGTGGCTGCCACCGCCGGAGCTGCGGCAGGCGCTCAAAGCGGTGAGGGTGGTGCTGGACACGATGCAGACCGGTCCCGCCGTGCGGACCTACAACATCATGATCGGCGAACGGCGGCGCGTCGCCGCCGCGCTCATCGCCGTGCCATGA
- a CDS encoding protein-L-isoaspartate(D-aspartate) O-methyltransferase: MTSHQHPTEKMMFQLTLRRRGISDQAVLRTMEEVPRELFVDEADREGAYRDTALPIACGQTISQPFVVAYMTEQLQLQKKHRVLEIGAGSGYQAAVLSRLAGQVLTIERYRKLADTARARLEKLGCHNVEVMLADGLNLPANIGPFDRIIVTAAMEQLPENLVDRLEVGGILIAPVGPHQGVQTLVRLTRTEAGINRKELVEVRFVPALPGVAREL; this comes from the coding sequence ATGACCTCCCATCAGCACCCAACGGAAAAGATGATGTTTCAGCTCACGCTGAGACGCCGGGGCATCAGCGACCAGGCGGTGCTGCGGACCATGGAGGAGGTGCCGCGCGAGCTGTTCGTCGACGAAGCCGATCGCGAGGGGGCCTATCGTGACACCGCGCTGCCGATCGCCTGCGGGCAGACCATCAGCCAGCCCTTCGTCGTCGCCTACATGACCGAGCAGCTCCAGCTGCAGAAGAAGCACCGGGTGCTCGAGATCGGCGCCGGCTCCGGCTATCAGGCCGCCGTGCTGTCGCGGCTCGCCGGCCAGGTGCTGACAATCGAGCGCTATCGCAAGCTGGCGGACACGGCGCGCGCCAGACTTGAAAAGCTCGGCTGTCACAATGTCGAGGTGATGCTCGCCGACGGCCTCAATCTGCCGGCCAATATCGGTCCGTTCGACCGCATCATCGTGACCGCCGCGATGGAGCAGCTCCCGGAGAATCTGGTCGACCGGCTGGAGGTCGGCGGCATCCTGATCGCGCCCGTCGGCCCGCACCAGGGCGTGCAGACGCTGGTCCGTCTCACCCGCACCGAAGCCGGGATCAACCGCAAGGAACTCGTCGAGGTCCGTTTCGTGCCGGCGCTGCCCGGGGTGGCGCGGGAGCTGTAG
- a CDS encoding threonine ammonia-lyase has protein sequence MAELSPSTSPDLSGFPVTPSDIHAAAETIRGAVVETPCSYSRTLSSICGCDIWLKFENLQFTSSFKERGALNRLTALTSEERARGVIAMSAGNHAQGVAYHARRLGIPATIVMPVGTPMVKVENTRHHGAEVVVTGATLEEAAAYARSHGEARGMIFVHPYDDPLVIAGQGTVGLEMMKAVPELDTLVVPIGGGGLVSGIAIAAKSIKPSLRILGVEAWLYPSMYNAIHDGNLPARGDTLAEGIAVKSPGKITTEIVRRLVDDIALVNEAELERAVATLISIEKTVVEGAGAAGLAALMSDPSRFAGQKVGLVLSGGNIDTRLIASVLTRELAREGRLTQLSLDIPDRPGQLAAVAALLAEAGANIIEVSHQRTFSDLPAKATLLQLVIETRDSAHLDEVMARLSASGLSARCT, from the coding sequence ATGGCTGAGTTGTCCCCAAGCACATCGCCCGACCTGAGCGGTTTTCCGGTCACGCCGAGCGACATTCACGCCGCCGCCGAGACCATCCGCGGCGCCGTCGTCGAGACGCCTTGCAGCTACAGCCGCACGCTGAGCAGCATCTGCGGCTGCGACATCTGGCTCAAATTCGAGAACCTCCAGTTCACCTCCTCGTTCAAGGAGCGCGGCGCGCTCAACCGTCTCACCGCGCTGACGTCCGAGGAGCGCGCGCGGGGCGTCATCGCCATGTCGGCCGGCAACCACGCGCAGGGCGTTGCCTATCACGCCAGGCGGCTCGGCATTCCCGCCACCATCGTGATGCCGGTCGGCACGCCGATGGTGAAGGTCGAGAACACCAGGCATCACGGCGCCGAGGTGGTGGTGACGGGCGCGACGCTGGAGGAGGCGGCTGCGTATGCGCGAAGCCACGGCGAAGCCCGCGGTATGATCTTCGTCCATCCCTACGATGATCCGCTGGTCATCGCGGGGCAAGGCACGGTCGGACTGGAGATGATGAAGGCCGTGCCGGAGCTCGATACGCTGGTCGTCCCGATCGGCGGCGGCGGGCTGGTCAGCGGCATCGCCATCGCCGCCAAATCGATCAAGCCGTCGTTGCGAATCCTGGGCGTCGAGGCCTGGCTCTATCCCTCGATGTACAACGCCATCCACGACGGCAATCTGCCGGCGCGCGGCGATACGCTGGCCGAAGGCATTGCGGTGAAATCGCCCGGCAAGATCACAACCGAAATCGTCCGCCGCCTCGTCGACGACATCGCGCTGGTCAACGAAGCCGAGCTCGAACGCGCGGTCGCGACCCTGATCTCGATCGAGAAGACGGTCGTGGAAGGTGCCGGCGCCGCCGGCCTCGCCGCGCTGATGTCCGATCCCTCCCGCTTTGCCGGCCAGAAGGTCGGCCTCGTCCTGAGTGGGGGCAACATCGATACGCGGCTGATCGCATCTGTCCTCACGCGCGAGCTGGCACGCGAAGGACGGCTGACCCAGCTCTCGCTCGATATCCCCGACAGACCCGGGCAACTCGCCGCCGTCGCGGCACTGCTGGCCGAGGCAGGCGCCAACATCATCGAAGTCTCGCATCAGCGGACCTTCTCCGATCTGCCGGCCAAGGCGACGCTGCTGCAACTCGTCATCGAGACCCGCGACAGTGCACATCTCGACGAGGTCATGGCGAGGCTCAGTGCATCGGGATTGAGCGCACGCTGCACCTGA
- a CDS encoding ATP-binding protein produces MPQKPSKSPAGKGPRTPAKTPARVAANRPKGTVKTALKASPDLSQERIVRALETIAAHLAAQGKPAVARESFKQADAFVWHPDGRLAAVPRVSRVELFLLKGVDRMRDILMENTERFANGLPANNALLWGARGMGKSSLVKAAHASINAERKPADRLKLIEIHREDIESLPALMEQLRASSFRFIVFCDDLSFDGNDASYKSLKAVLEGGIEGRPENVILYATSNRRHLLAREMIENERSTAINPGEAVEEKVSLSDRFGLWLGFHRCSQDEYLAMVRGYCGHFGVKIDDEALEREALEWSTTRGSRSGRVAWQFVQELAGRLGVKLAAT; encoded by the coding sequence ATGCCCCAAAAACCAAGCAAAAGCCCGGCCGGCAAAGGCCCCCGCACCCCTGCCAAGACTCCCGCCCGCGTCGCGGCAAATCGCCCCAAGGGGACCGTCAAGACGGCCCTCAAGGCATCGCCGGACCTCTCCCAGGAGCGGATCGTCCGCGCGCTGGAGACCATTGCCGCGCACCTCGCAGCCCAGGGCAAGCCCGCCGTCGCGCGTGAGTCGTTCAAGCAGGCGGATGCGTTCGTCTGGCATCCGGACGGCCGCCTTGCCGCGGTGCCGCGAGTCAGCCGGGTCGAGCTGTTCCTCCTGAAGGGCGTCGACCGGATGCGCGACATCCTGATGGAGAACACCGAGCGCTTCGCCAACGGCCTGCCCGCCAACAACGCCCTGCTCTGGGGCGCGCGCGGCATGGGCAAGTCGTCGCTGGTGAAGGCGGCGCATGCCAGCATCAATGCGGAGCGCAAGCCGGCGGACAGATTGAAGCTGATCGAGATCCACCGCGAGGACATCGAGAGCCTGCCCGCGCTGATGGAGCAACTGCGCGCCTCCTCGTTCCGTTTCATCGTGTTCTGCGACGATCTCTCCTTCGACGGCAACGATGCGTCCTACAAGTCGCTCAAGGCCGTGCTCGAAGGCGGCATCGAGGGCCGGCCAGAGAACGTCATCCTCTACGCCACCTCCAACCGCCGCCATCTGCTCGCGCGCGAGATGATCGAGAACGAGCGCTCGACCGCGATCAATCCCGGCGAAGCCGTCGAGGAGAAGGTCTCGCTGTCGGATCGCTTCGGCCTGTGGCTCGGCTTCCACCGCTGCAGCCAGGACGAATACCTCGCCATGGTGCGCGGCTATTGCGGCCATTTCGGCGTCAAGATCGACGACGAGGCGCTGGAGCGCGAGGCGCTGGAATGGTCCACGACGCGCGGCTCCCGCTCGGGCCGCGTCGCCTGGCAGTTCGTGCAAGAGCTGGCGGGCCGGCTGGGTGTGAAGCTGGCGGCGACGTAG
- a CDS encoding winged helix-turn-helix domain-containing protein, protein MAAILEFGPFRLDVDAGILFRGAEPTPLGQRAVLLLALLVRRAGTPVSKDALIEAAWPAQAIEDSNLTVQIAAVRRTLADASGEAQWIETLPRRGYRYVGPAVTASDPDRESAPSLTLPERPSIAVLPFANLSGDAEQDYFADGMVDDIITGLSRINWLFVIARNSTFTYKGRAVDVKQVGRELGVRYVLEGSVRKASGNVRITGQLIDASTGMHVWAERYDRQSDDIFGLQDDIAMSVVGAIAPSLRRAEINRVKRKRPDSLDAYDLVLRAQPDVDSGMPEQVTQALVLLERAIALEPSYALAHGNAAMCHHCLFLRAGLQEASRADSIRHARSAIAHGQDDAVALTLAGFSIGMDGHDRSSAFTALDAALAISPSSALTYILGSVMLGWGGDADRAIEWSERGMRLSPFDSWAFAAFDAQAMGHFHHGRYEEACRAAYRSVQANPRHSITHVQLAAALAKLGRLQEARTAAARVLELHPTFRYGRQFQGVNCAPALAASLGEALRAAGLPE, encoded by the coding sequence AGCCGACCCCGCTCGGCCAACGCGCCGTGCTGCTCCTGGCCCTGCTGGTGCGGCGCGCTGGCACGCCAGTATCCAAGGATGCCCTGATCGAGGCGGCGTGGCCCGCCCAAGCGATCGAGGACAGCAACCTGACCGTCCAGATCGCGGCCGTCCGCCGCACGCTGGCAGACGCTTCCGGAGAGGCGCAATGGATCGAGACGCTGCCACGGCGCGGCTATCGCTATGTCGGGCCGGCCGTGACGGCGTCCGACCCGGACCGGGAATCCGCGCCGTCGCTGACATTGCCCGAGAGGCCATCAATTGCGGTGTTGCCCTTTGCGAACTTGAGCGGCGATGCGGAGCAAGACTACTTTGCCGACGGAATGGTCGACGACATCATCACCGGTCTGTCCCGCATCAACTGGCTATTCGTAATCGCGAGAAACTCCACATTCACGTACAAGGGCCGAGCGGTCGACGTGAAGCAGGTCGGCCGCGAGCTTGGCGTACGCTACGTGCTGGAAGGCAGCGTCCGGAAGGCTAGCGGCAATGTGCGCATTACGGGTCAACTGATCGACGCATCGACCGGCATGCATGTGTGGGCCGAGCGGTATGACCGTCAATCCGATGATATTTTCGGACTTCAGGACGACATCGCCATGTCCGTCGTCGGCGCCATCGCACCGAGCCTGCGCCGCGCCGAGATCAACAGGGTCAAGCGTAAGCGGCCGGATAGCCTCGATGCCTATGACCTCGTCCTGCGCGCCCAGCCGGATGTTGATTCCGGCATGCCGGAGCAGGTGACGCAGGCCCTTGTATTGCTCGAGCGTGCGATCGCGCTCGAGCCCTCCTATGCGCTGGCGCACGGCAATGCTGCGATGTGCCATCATTGCCTGTTCCTCCGCGCAGGTTTGCAGGAGGCGAGCCGCGCAGACTCGATCCGACACGCGCGTTCGGCCATTGCCCACGGGCAGGATGATGCGGTTGCCCTCACGCTGGCAGGCTTTTCGATCGGCATGGATGGCCACGATCGCTCCTCGGCATTCACCGCACTCGATGCCGCGCTCGCGATCAGCCCATCATCGGCGCTGACTTACATCCTCGGCAGCGTCATGCTCGGCTGGGGCGGCGATGCCGACCGCGCTATCGAATGGAGCGAGCGCGGCATGCGGCTCAGCCCGTTCGACTCCTGGGCCTTCGCCGCCTTCGACGCGCAGGCGATGGGGCATTTCCACCACGGCCGGTACGAGGAAGCCTGTCGCGCCGCTTACCGCTCCGTTCAGGCCAATCCGCGTCACAGCATCACCCACGTGCAACTGGCCGCGGCGCTCGCAAAGTTAGGACGATTGCAGGAGGCGAGAACGGCGGCGGCCCGGGTGCTGGAGTTACACCCGACCTTCCGCTACGGCCGTCAATTCCAGGGCGTCAACTGCGCTCCGGCGCTGGCAGCGTCGCTCGGTGAAGCGCTTCGCGCCGCGGGATTGCCGGAGTAA
- a CDS encoding phytoene/squalene synthase family protein: MSSAAPPPDTVAFCAHLVRSHDFPRYAATLFAPAAERRALLALYAFNVEIVRVRDQVSQPLPGEIRLQWWTDMLSGQVHGSAEGNPVAAELLRAIRDFDLPVEPLSLLADEHQFDLYNDPMPTLTALEGYLAATCSALFDLAARIVAPPSEAIGHLARHAGLAQGIVQVIANLPRDAAHRQLFLPQQVMASHGCQMEEVFAGKETPALRAVLDQLASEAQRHLATALSLLAEVPAPARPAFLPLSLVRADLKRLSQPGRNPFAPQPTSRLRTLWTLWRASRSREFTK; this comes from the coding sequence ATGAGCAGCGCTGCGCCGCCGCCCGACACCGTTGCGTTCTGTGCCCATCTCGTGCGCAGCCACGACTTTCCGCGCTATGCCGCGACCCTGTTCGCCCCCGCTGCCGAGCGCCGCGCGCTGCTGGCGCTTTATGCCTTCAATGTCGAGATTGTCCGGGTCCGCGATCAGGTCAGCCAGCCCTTGCCAGGCGAAATCCGCCTGCAATGGTGGACCGACATGCTGTCGGGCCAAGTCCATGGCAGCGCCGAGGGCAATCCGGTGGCGGCCGAGCTGTTGCGCGCGATCCGCGATTTCGACCTGCCGGTCGAGCCGCTGTCGCTGCTCGCCGACGAGCATCAGTTCGATCTCTACAACGATCCGATGCCGACACTGACGGCGCTGGAGGGCTATCTGGCGGCAACATGTTCGGCGCTGTTCGATCTCGCAGCCCGGATCGTGGCGCCGCCGTCGGAGGCGATCGGGCATCTCGCCAGGCATGCCGGGCTGGCTCAGGGCATCGTGCAGGTCATCGCCAATTTGCCGCGCGATGCCGCGCATCGGCAGTTGTTCCTGCCGCAGCAGGTGATGGCGAGCCATGGCTGCCAGATGGAGGAAGTGTTCGCCGGCAAGGAGACGCCGGCCTTGCGCGCCGTGCTGGACCAGCTCGCGAGCGAGGCGCAGCGGCATCTGGCGACTGCCTTGTCGCTGCTCGCGGAGGTGCCGGCACCGGCACGTCCTGCCTTTCTGCCGCTGAGCCTGGTGCGGGCCGATCTCAAGCGCCTGTCGCAACCGGGGCGCAATCCGTTTGCGCCGCAGCCGACGTCGCGGCTGCGCACGCTGTGGACGCTGTGGCGGGCTTCACGTTCCCGGGAATTTACCAAATAG
- the secD gene encoding protein translocase subunit SecD: MLYFTRWKALGIILTALIVCLCAVPNFFPEAQVKTWPAWAQRRLVLGLDLQGGSSLQLEVDANYVKKEKLDQIRDDVRRVLREAKIVYTGLVTKGDAVEVRVKDADVQTALAKLRELAQPIGGLMGSTGQRDLEAADAGGGLIRLSISEAAMLDRMRKTIEQSIQIVEKRVNELGTVEPIIQRQGNDRILVQVPGLQDPTHLKELLGKTAKMEFRMVDPSVPPDQAQQGRLPPDSEFLPAATPPPPGYVVKKQVLVAGGDLTDAQATFDQRTNEPVVSFKFNTSGARKFSQATQENVGLPFAIILDGKVISAPVIREPITGGQGQISGSFTVQSANDLAILLRAGALPAPLTVVEERTVGPGLGQDSIDKGELAAYVGSIMVIIFMLVTYRLFGVFANIAVAINVAMIFGLLSLLSATLTLPGIAGIVLTVGIAVDSNVLIYERIREELRGGRSPISAIDAGFKRALATILDSNITTFIAAAVLFMIGTGPVRGFAVTLGIGIITTVFTAFTMTRLIVAWWVQWKRPKTVPI, from the coding sequence ATGTTGTATTTCACGCGGTGGAAGGCGCTCGGGATTATCCTGACGGCGCTGATCGTGTGCCTCTGCGCGGTCCCGAACTTCTTCCCCGAGGCGCAGGTCAAGACCTGGCCCGCCTGGGCGCAGCGCCGGCTCGTGCTCGGCCTCGACCTCCAGGGCGGCTCCTCTCTGCAGCTCGAGGTCGACGCCAACTACGTGAAGAAGGAAAAGCTCGACCAGATCCGCGACGACGTCCGTCGCGTGCTGCGCGAGGCCAAGATCGTTTACACTGGTCTCGTGACGAAGGGCGATGCCGTCGAGGTGCGCGTCAAGGACGCGGACGTCCAGACGGCGCTCGCCAAGTTGCGTGAGCTTGCGCAGCCGATTGGCGGCCTTATGGGGTCCACCGGTCAGCGCGACCTTGAAGCCGCCGATGCCGGTGGCGGATTGATCCGCCTCAGTATTTCAGAGGCCGCGATGCTCGACCGCATGCGCAAGACCATCGAGCAGTCGATCCAGATCGTCGAGAAGCGGGTCAACGAACTCGGTACCGTCGAGCCCATCATCCAGCGTCAGGGTAACGACCGCATCCTGGTGCAGGTGCCGGGTTTGCAGGATCCCACCCATTTGAAGGAGTTGCTGGGCAAGACCGCGAAGATGGAATTCCGCATGGTCGATCCCTCGGTGCCGCCGGACCAGGCACAGCAGGGCAGGTTGCCGCCGGACTCGGAGTTCCTGCCGGCCGCCACGCCACCGCCGCCCGGCTACGTCGTCAAGAAGCAGGTGCTGGTTGCGGGCGGCGATCTGACCGACGCCCAAGCGACCTTCGACCAGCGTACCAATGAGCCGGTCGTCAGCTTCAAGTTCAATACCTCGGGCGCGCGTAAGTTCTCGCAGGCCACGCAGGAGAATGTCGGGCTGCCCTTCGCGATCATCCTCGACGGCAAGGTGATCTCGGCACCGGTCATTCGTGAGCCGATCACCGGCGGCCAGGGCCAGATCTCCGGGAGTTTCACCGTGCAGTCGGCCAACGACCTCGCGATTCTCTTGCGCGCCGGCGCGCTGCCGGCGCCGCTCACGGTGGTCGAGGAGCGCACCGTCGGTCCGGGCCTCGGCCAGGACTCGATCGACAAGGGGGAACTTGCGGCCTATGTCGGATCGATCATGGTCATCATTTTCATGCTCGTGACCTACCGGCTGTTTGGGGTCTTCGCCAACATCGCGGTTGCCATCAACGTCGCCATGATCTTCGGCCTGTTGTCGCTGCTCAGCGCCACGCTGACGCTGCCCGGCATCGCCGGCATCGTGCTCACCGTCGGCATCGCGGTCGACTCCAACGTGCTGATCTACGAGCGCATCCGCGAGGAGTTGCGCGGCGGGAGAAGCCCGATCTCGGCGATCGACGCAGGCTTCAAGCGGGCGCTCGCGACCATCCTCGATTCCAACATCACGACCTTCATTGCTGCTGCCGTGCTGTTCATGATCGGCACCGGTCCGGTGCGCGGCTTCGCAGTGACGCTCGGCATCGGCATCATCACCACGGTCTTCACCGCCTTCACCATGACCCGCCTGATCGTGGCATGGTGGGTACAGTGGAAGCGGCCGAAGACTGTGCCGATTTGA
- the secF gene encoding protein translocase subunit SecF → MTTTQLVLISLGVLIAALTVVSVLGLLPSLRIVPDDTHFDFTRFRRISFPVSAALSIVAITLFFTHGLNFGIDFKGGTLMEVRAKSGSADLAQMRTTLGSLGLGEVQLQQFGGPADVLLRVAEQPGGDKAQQAAVDKVRGALGEAVEYRRVEVVGPRVSGELLGWGMAGLMLAIVAILIYLWFRFEWQFALGAMIANVHDIVLTIGFMSISQVDFDLTSIAALLTILGYSLNDTVVIYDRIREMLRRYKKMPMPQLLNESINSTLSRSIITHFTVTLALLALLLFGGHAIHSFTAVMMFGVVLVGTYTSIFIAAPILIYLGVGEHREDAPDTATPAKKSKA, encoded by the coding sequence GTGACCACTACTCAACTCGTTCTTATCTCTCTCGGCGTCCTGATTGCCGCGCTGACCGTGGTCAGCGTGCTCGGCCTCCTGCCGTCGCTGCGCATCGTTCCAGACGATACGCATTTCGACTTCACGCGCTTCCGCCGCATCAGCTTCCCGGTCTCGGCGGCGCTGTCGATCGTCGCGATCACGCTGTTCTTCACTCATGGCCTGAACTTCGGCATCGACTTCAAGGGCGGCACGTTGATGGAGGTCCGGGCCAAGTCGGGCTCGGCCGATCTTGCGCAGATGCGCACGACCCTCGGCAGCCTCGGCCTTGGCGAAGTCCAGCTGCAGCAATTCGGCGGTCCCGCCGACGTGCTGCTTCGCGTGGCCGAGCAGCCGGGCGGCGACAAGGCGCAGCAGGCGGCCGTGGACAAGGTTCGCGGCGCCCTCGGCGAGGCCGTGGAGTATCGCCGCGTCGAGGTGGTGGGCCCGCGTGTCTCCGGCGAGCTGCTGGGTTGGGGCATGGCCGGCCTGATGCTCGCGATCGTCGCCATCCTGATCTATCTCTGGTTCCGGTTCGAATGGCAGTTCGCGCTCGGCGCCATGATCGCCAACGTGCACGACATCGTGCTGACGATCGGCTTCATGTCGATCAGCCAGGTCGATTTCGACCTGACTAGCATCGCGGCACTCCTGACCATTCTGGGCTATTCGCTCAACGACACCGTCGTCATCTACGACCGCATCCGTGAAATGCTGCGGCGCTACAAGAAGATGCCGATGCCGCAGCTTCTCAACGAGTCCATCAACTCGACACTGTCGCGCTCGATCATCACCCACTTCACGGTGACACTGGCGCTGCTGGCCCTGCTGCTGTTCGGCGGCCATGCCATCCACAGCTTCACCGCGGTGATGATGTTCGGCGTGGTGCTGGTCGGCACCTACACCTCGATCTTCATCGCAGCCCCGATCCTGATCTATCTCGGTGTCGGCGAGCATCGCGAAGATGCGCCCGACACCGCGACGCCGGCGAAGAAAAGCAAGGCATGA